The following are encoded in a window of Streptomyces sp. Go-475 genomic DNA:
- a CDS encoding DUF6153 family protein, which produces MCGVNSPRQRAPRFAVRRWRALCVLGLLVGLLGMHGLAPGGGLPGQMHAQPAHGQPTPAQHSHATQTHEGTSAAHHPQATPYGQCGHGHVQHADATCASGAVGGGPVLPLLVADPVPVPVREDVVRARDGAGPDGARASPSLSELQLLRI; this is translated from the coding sequence ATGTGCGGCGTGAACAGCCCCCGACAGCGTGCCCCGCGATTCGCCGTACGGCGGTGGCGTGCGCTGTGTGTGCTGGGGCTGTTGGTGGGGCTGCTGGGGATGCACGGGCTGGCGCCGGGGGGTGGTCTCCCCGGGCAGATGCACGCACAGCCTGCGCACGGGCAGCCGACGCCCGCGCAGCATTCGCACGCGACCCAGACCCACGAAGGCACCTCCGCGGCACATCACCCGCAGGCCACGCCCTACGGGCAATGCGGTCACGGGCACGTCCAGCACGCCGACGCGACCTGTGCGTCGGGGGCTGTCGGCGGTGGACCCGTGCTGCCCTTGCTCGTCGCCGACCCGGTGCCCGTGCCCGTACGGGAGGACGTCGTACGGGCGCGCGACGGCGCCGGTCCGGACGGTGCGCGCGCTTCACCATCGCTCTCCGAACTCCAGCTTCTGCGGATATAG
- a CDS encoding helix-turn-helix transcriptional regulator produces MPDWVLARRRVIGDRIREPRRGEGLSQVQLGERVGLDHKTIHRYETAQRAPTITELLLIADVLNTPLSELVK; encoded by the coding sequence ATGCCCGACTGGGTACTCGCCCGCCGCCGGGTCATCGGGGACCGCATCCGCGAGCCGCGCCGCGGTGAAGGCCTCTCGCAGGTTCAGCTCGGCGAGCGCGTCGGCCTGGACCACAAGACGATCCACCGGTACGAGACTGCGCAGCGGGCTCCCACCATCACCGAGCTGCTGCTCATCGCCGACGTCCTGAACACGCCGCTGTCGGAGCTGGTGAAGTGA
- a CDS encoding DUF6415 family natural product biosynthesis protein has product MSTKRQTLEGTTIADPPPPDLAVMRETTQIVLGGDSGPHPLLRDDEVATLTEALLGHLELLLPQAEQAAARLPRNSVTRSGAMHCVAEARGKLRAPELGFAALAGSVTYARRLARVLVALCEHYEIVSAGVEETPEQRAFVRLAEHCLRCPTCRTVDDRGWNARLFCEEERRLYGEYRRACARAAATRRVSRGRCVEASA; this is encoded by the coding sequence ATGAGCACGAAGCGACAGACCCTCGAGGGCACAACCATCGCGGATCCGCCTCCGCCCGACCTTGCGGTGATGCGGGAGACCACGCAGATTGTGCTCGGGGGCGACTCGGGGCCGCACCCTCTGCTGCGAGACGATGAAGTGGCCACGCTCACGGAGGCTCTGCTCGGGCACCTTGAACTGCTCCTGCCCCAGGCCGAGCAGGCGGCCGCGCGGCTGCCGAGGAACAGCGTGACCCGATCCGGCGCGATGCACTGCGTCGCGGAGGCACGCGGCAAGCTCCGCGCACCCGAGCTGGGCTTTGCCGCGCTGGCCGGAAGCGTGACGTACGCACGGAGGCTGGCTCGCGTGCTGGTTGCCCTGTGCGAGCACTACGAGATCGTCAGTGCGGGAGTGGAGGAGACGCCCGAGCAGAGGGCGTTCGTGCGCCTGGCCGAGCACTGCCTGAGGTGCCCGACGTGCCGGACCGTGGACGACAGGGGCTGGAACGCCAGGCTCTTCTGCGAGGAGGAGAGGAGGCTGTACGGGGAGTACCGGAGGGCATGCGCTCGCGCCGCCGCCACTCGCCGCGTCAGCCGCGGACGCTGTGTGGAGGCATCGGCATGA
- a CDS encoding helix-turn-helix transcriptional regulator — translation MSDINLWDRESWDAIRRARGIGYAEIAEATGITYKAVTKWFYGERTPSLRSQILMAKVLNIPLAEALKNITDPAVRSAIRSVIL, via the coding sequence ATGTCTGACATTAATCTCTGGGATCGTGAATCCTGGGATGCAATTCGACGTGCCCGCGGTATCGGCTACGCAGAGATAGCTGAGGCAACTGGCATTACCTACAAGGCTGTAACCAAGTGGTTCTATGGGGAGCGCACTCCAAGTCTGCGCAGTCAGATCCTTATGGCCAAGGTGCTCAACATCCCTTTGGCTGAGGCTCTCAAGAATATTACTGATCCTGCCGTTCGGAGCGCCATTCGCTCCGTCATCCTCTAA
- a CDS encoding DUF6879 family protein: MARQLRFNGTDSKNGACPALHEDLDSGEIIVQGRPITDPADLRQLQHFGLDDAAVVVPRELLVNHGPKEMNRVPKLIDLEEFGQLFHHFEHSAWHLETRRGYASDREDEGYTEFLKTGHAPMDLDSDWCQNIRRQTQAGKYVGRVRVVDNPPTEGQLFLLSYARCNAATGEDVRNLWREDAERAHLPAEDFWIFDSRLVAILRFDDEDVFHDVVIITEPAEVLRYCQVRDAAVHASVPYDRFAAQLGTQE; this comes from the coding sequence ATGGCGCGACAGCTGCGATTCAACGGCACGGACAGCAAGAACGGTGCGTGCCCGGCATTGCACGAGGACCTCGACAGCGGTGAGATCATCGTCCAGGGACGGCCAATCACCGACCCTGCGGACTTGCGGCAGTTGCAGCACTTCGGACTGGACGACGCCGCGGTGGTTGTTCCCCGCGAGCTGCTCGTGAACCACGGCCCGAAGGAGATGAACCGCGTGCCCAAACTCATCGACCTTGAGGAGTTCGGCCAGCTGTTCCACCACTTCGAGCACTCGGCCTGGCACCTGGAGACCCGGCGCGGCTACGCCTCCGACCGCGAAGACGAGGGCTACACCGAGTTCCTCAAGACGGGCCACGCCCCGATGGACCTCGACAGCGACTGGTGCCAGAACATTCGCCGGCAGACCCAGGCGGGCAAGTACGTCGGCCGTGTGCGCGTCGTCGACAACCCGCCGACCGAGGGCCAGTTGTTCCTGCTGTCCTACGCCCGCTGCAACGCGGCCACCGGCGAGGACGTCCGGAACCTGTGGCGTGAGGACGCCGAGCGGGCGCATCTGCCCGCCGAGGACTTCTGGATCTTCGACAGCCGCCTCGTCGCCATCCTCCGCTTCGACGACGAGGACGTCTTTCATGACGTCGTGATCATCACCGAGCCCGCCGAGGTGCTGCGGTACTGCCAGGTCCGCGACGCCGCGGTCCACGCGTCCGTGCCCTACGACCGGTTCGCGGCGCAGCTCGGCACGCAGGAGTAG
- a CDS encoding winged helix-turn-helix domain-containing protein has protein sequence MEYEWQRVARDLEQRINAGEIPSGGRLENERELADRYRVSAGTVRRADRDLRERGLVETLPAKGTFVV, from the coding sequence ATGGAATACGAGTGGCAGCGTGTGGCACGTGACCTTGAACAGAGGATCAATGCAGGCGAGATCCCCTCAGGTGGTCGGCTGGAGAACGAGAGGGAGCTAGCCGACAGGTACAGGGTCAGTGCTGGCACAGTCCGTAGGGCAGACAGGGACCTCAGGGAGAGAGGCTTGGTCGAAACCCTGCCAGCCAAGGGAACGTTCGTCGTCTGA
- a CDS encoding DUF305 domain-containing protein — translation MTSIRTLTRRAALVAVAGVALTALTACGGDGSGSSGSGHRGHASSSAGAATEPAAGKHNAQDVSFAQGMIPHHRQALEMARMADGRASSGAVKDLAARIEKAQDPEIKTMTGWLKTWGEDVPEPGAGMDHSAAGHSGMPGMMSDEDMAELEKSSGEAFDAKFLALMVEHHEGAVEMATVEKSKGRYGPAKAMADDIVTAQNAEISEMNKLLGKGKSGGAAG, via the coding sequence ATGACCAGCATCCGTACCCTGACGCGCCGGGCCGCCCTCGTGGCGGTGGCGGGCGTCGCCCTGACCGCCCTCACCGCGTGCGGCGGCGACGGCAGCGGCAGCAGCGGCAGTGGGCACCGGGGGCACGCCTCCTCGTCCGCCGGCGCCGCGACCGAGCCCGCGGCCGGGAAGCACAACGCCCAGGACGTCTCCTTCGCGCAGGGCATGATCCCGCACCACCGGCAGGCCCTGGAGATGGCGCGCATGGCCGACGGCCGGGCCTCCTCCGGCGCGGTGAAGGACCTCGCGGCGCGGATCGAGAAGGCCCAGGACCCGGAGATCAAGACCATGACCGGCTGGCTGAAGACCTGGGGCGAGGACGTCCCCGAGCCCGGCGCCGGCATGGACCACTCCGCCGCGGGCCACTCCGGCATGCCGGGGATGATGAGCGACGAGGACATGGCCGAGCTGGAGAAGTCCTCGGGCGAGGCCTTCGACGCGAAGTTCCTGGCGTTGATGGTCGAGCACCACGAGGGTGCCGTGGAGATGGCCACCGTCGAGAAGAGCAAGGGCCGTTACGGCCCCGCCAAGGCCATGGCCGACGACATCGTCACCGCGCAGAACGCCGAGATCAGCGAGATGAACAAGCTGCTCGGCAAGGGCAAGAGCGGTGGGGCCGCGGGCTGA